Within the Pseudomonas chlororaphis subsp. aurantiaca genome, the region CTTTGAGGGCCGCGAGAATGGCGCCGCTCAGGTCGGTCTGTTCGCCGATCAGCCGATGCACGATGTCGTTTTCGAAGCCGAAGTTGAAGATGCCGTCACTATTGCTGGCCTTTGGCGAGGCCATGCCGAAGTAGTCCGAATCCTTGAAAAAGCCGTCGGCCAGGGTCTCCCTGCCCAGGTACATGCTGTTGGTCACGGAGCCGCCCTGGCTGTAGCCGGTGACCAGCACGTCCTTGCCCGTCAGGTTATGGTGGGTGGCGTAGTTCTTGATCGAGTCGAGCAGGTAGTCGTAGCCGTGGATATAGGAGTTGTCGATCATTGCCGGGTAGCCCAGCAAGTCCATCGGCGAGTTGGTGCCGGCAATCGAAAAGCCCATTTTGACCAGCTTGCCGCTCTCGTCGTACTGGCCGAATACCTTGGCCTGGGAGCCGGATACGTTCTCGCCCTTGAAGCTGCCTGTCAGGTCGAGGTGGCTGCCGTCGATGCCCAGGTCGCTGGCGCTGATCTCGCGCCAGCCCTTGGGCAGGACAAAGGTGTTGCCTTCGCCCAGGACCGCCCCGGGCAAGTGGTAGAGCGCGCCTATGGTCGCTACGCCGCTGGTGTAGGTGGCCAGGTTCCAGGCATCTGAAATGAGCACGCGGCCGTCTTGGCCCTTGTAGTCGAATATCGCCATGGTTCGTTTTCCCTCACAAACTAAAAAGTCATGAAAAAAAACAAGAGCTGAAGTCTTCTTGTTCTTCTTCGCTCGGATTGCGGAGCCTGGTGACTGCGTGCTCCGGAATCTGCGCCCAAGCTACTCATTCATTTGGAGGACGTGGGCCAGGCAAGGGGGTGTTGGCACGATCGTCCTGGGAAAAGCCCGATCCAGCCGCTAAAAATTCAGCGTCATTACAGTTTGGTTAGCTCGAGGATGGTTCGCAGCCGTCCACCCTCCCTACCTTTGAGATCGGATGCATGCACGACAACCTGGCGAAGGTGCCGGACGTGTCGACATCCGACTGAAAATACCCAGTTGCACAAGGCTGGCCGGGCACATTGAGGTTCCAGTGAAGCCGCACTGAAACCGTGTTATGCCCGGCGAACAATCCCTGCCTTATACCCAGCGCCGGAACAGCACGCTGGCATTCACCCCGCCAAAGCCGAAGCCATTGGACAAGGCGTATTCCATCGCCAGCGGCCGCGCCTGGCCACGAATCAGGTTGAGGCCTTGCGCGGCGGCATCCGGGTTTTCCAGGTTGAGGGTGGCGGGGGCGATCTGGTCGCGCAACGCCAGGATGGTGAAGATCGCTTCGATCCCGCCGGCGGCGCCCAGCAGGTGGCCGGTGGCCGACTTGGTCGAAGCGATGGCCAGCTCGCTGCTGTTGCCAAACACACTCTTGATCGCCGCCAGTTCGCCTTTGTCACCCACCGGGGTCGAGGTGGCGTGGGCGTTCAGGTGCTGGACCTGGGACGGCTCGACGCCAGCCTGACGCAACGCCTGTTGCATGGCGCGGCGGGCACCGTCGCCGTCTTCTGGGCCGGCGGTCATGTGATAGGCGTCGGCACTGGTGCCGTAGCCCACCAGCTCGGCGATCGGCGTGGCACCCCGGGCCAGGGCGTGTTCCAGCTCTTCGATCACCAGCAGGCCGGCGCCTTCGCCCATCACAAAGCCGTCGCGGGCCTGGTCGAAGGGCCGCGAAGCGCGTTCCGGAGTGTCGTTGAAATCGCTCGACAGGGCGCGTGCGGCGGCGAAACCGGCAAGGCTGACCCGGTGAATCGTGGCTTCCGTGCCCCCGCAGACCGCGACGTCGATCTCCCCGGCACGAATCATCCGCGCGGCATCGCCGATGGCCTGGACACCCGCGGCGCAGGCTGTCACCGGCGTGCCCAGTGGGCCCTTCAGGCCATGCTGGATCGACACATGACCGGCGGCCATATTGCTGAGGAAGGATGGAATGGTGAACGGCGAAAGACGACGCGGCCCCTTGCTGTCGGTGGTGCGCACGGCGTCGACGATGGCCGGGAAACCGCCCACGCCCGAAGCGATGATGGTGGCGGTACGTTCCTGCGCCTCCGCCGTCTGCGGAGCCCAGCCGGCCTGGGTCAATGCCTCCTGGGCCGCGGCGAGGGCGAACAGGAT harbors:
- the fabF gene encoding beta-ketoacyl-ACP synthase II, producing MNKRIVVTGMGALTPLGCGVEQVWQRLLAGQSGIRRLPEELIGDLPISIGGQVPDRIQDPQAGFDPDALLAPKEQRKMDRFILFALAAAQEALTQAGWAPQTAEAQERTATIIASGVGGFPAIVDAVRTTDSKGPRRLSPFTIPSFLSNMAAGHVSIQHGLKGPLGTPVTACAAGVQAIGDAARMIRAGEIDVAVCGGTEATIHRVSLAGFAAARALSSDFNDTPERASRPFDQARDGFVMGEGAGLLVIEELEHALARGATPIAELVGYGTSADAYHMTAGPEDGDGARRAMQQALRQAGVEPSQVQHLNAHATSTPVGDKGELAAIKSVFGNSSELAIASTKSATGHLLGAAGGIEAIFTILALRDQIAPATLNLENPDAAAQGLNLIRGQARPLAMEYALSNGFGFGGVNASVLFRRWV